The following proteins come from a genomic window of Micromonospora echinofusca:
- a CDS encoding tRNA adenosine deaminase-associated protein — protein MSYFAAAVVRDDSGWTAAEVNLRGTTDIEDVADRLRDVDQDADLSLLFVEADDAYLVIMRLDEGEDLRVFGSDSAYAEESRLGALLVGDLKTSVTGLDDTEEPRPSGGGDEDTEQPAVDPEADPVGEADLLADLGISAQKLLNLCAQEGTMPADVTAEVCQVLGCADEVEELREV, from the coding sequence GTGTCGTACTTCGCTGCGGCCGTCGTGCGTGACGACAGCGGTTGGACGGCCGCCGAGGTGAACCTGCGGGGCACCACCGACATCGAGGACGTCGCCGACCGGCTGCGCGACGTCGACCAGGACGCCGACCTGTCGCTGCTCTTCGTCGAGGCCGACGACGCGTACCTGGTGATCATGCGCCTGGACGAGGGCGAGGACCTGCGGGTCTTCGGCTCCGACTCCGCCTACGCGGAGGAGTCCCGGCTGGGCGCCCTGCTGGTCGGGGACCTGAAGACCTCGGTGACGGGGCTCGACGACACCGAGGAGCCGCGCCCGTCCGGCGGCGGCGACGAGGACACCGAGCAGCCCGCCGTCGACCCCGAGGCCGACCCGGTCGGCGAGGCCGATCTCCTGGCCGACCTGGGCATCTCCGCGCAGAAGCTGCTCAACCTCTGCGCGCAGGAGGGCACGATGCCCGCCGACGTCACCGCCGAGGTGTGCCAGGTGCTCGGCTGCGCCGACGAGGTCGAGGAACTGCGTGAGGTCTGA
- a CDS encoding nucleoside deaminase, with the protein MRRALEVAVTGPDGSAGADGDAVDDIPVGAVLYGPDGTELSIGRNERELTGDPTAHAEVLALRRAAERLGRWRLDGCTLVVTLEPCTMCAGALVLARVSTVVFGAWEPKTGAAGSLWDVLRDRRLNHRPEVYGGVLEAESAAVLRAFFR; encoded by the coding sequence ATGCGCCGGGCCCTGGAGGTCGCCGTGACCGGCCCTGACGGCTCCGCCGGCGCGGACGGCGACGCCGTCGACGACATCCCGGTCGGCGCCGTGCTCTACGGGCCGGACGGCACCGAGCTGTCGATCGGGCGCAACGAGCGGGAACTGACCGGCGACCCGACCGCGCACGCCGAGGTGCTGGCGTTGCGCCGGGCCGCCGAGCGGCTGGGCCGGTGGCGGCTCGACGGCTGCACCCTCGTCGTCACCCTGGAGCCCTGCACGATGTGCGCGGGCGCGCTGGTGCTGGCCCGGGTGTCCACCGTGGTCTTCGGCGCCTGGGAGCCCAAGACCGGGGCGGCCGGATCGCTGTGGGACGTGCTGCGCGACCGCCGGCTCAACCACCGGCCGGAGGTGTACGGCGGCGTCCTGGAGGCGGAGAGCGCCGCCGTCCTGCGCGCCTTCTTCCGCTGA
- a CDS encoding acyl-CoA thioesterase: MSHAIVDQPAVEFGHVAHVAVHFDDLDAFGLLHNARYAVLLERALTGYWAEHGVSFQGGRHSAPDVFHAVREFTISYRTPVTGTGPVAVHFWLDHFGTSSARYAYRFQALDGGTVHAEGERAIVRLDPATLRPTPWTDTARAVAATLLRPAPTSA, encoded by the coding sequence ATGAGCCACGCCATCGTCGACCAGCCCGCCGTCGAGTTCGGTCACGTCGCGCACGTCGCGGTGCACTTCGACGACCTCGACGCGTTCGGCCTGCTGCACAACGCCCGGTACGCGGTGCTGCTCGAACGGGCCCTGACCGGCTACTGGGCGGAGCACGGCGTCTCGTTCCAGGGCGGGCGGCACAGCGCGCCGGACGTGTTCCACGCCGTACGCGAGTTCACCATCAGCTACCGGACGCCGGTCACCGGGACCGGCCCCGTGGCGGTGCACTTCTGGCTCGACCACTTCGGCACCAGCAGCGCCCGGTACGCCTACCGGTTCCAGGCGCTGGACGGCGGCACGGTGCACGCGGAGGGCGAGCGGGCGATCGTCCGGCTCGATCCGGCGACCCTGCGCCCCACCCCGTGGACCGACACCGCCCGCGCGGTGGCCGCGACCCTGCTCCGGCCCGCCCCCACCAGCGCCTGA
- a CDS encoding TetR/AcrR family transcriptional regulator produces MTAHRPGRPSSAPDGRVARGDRTRTAALDAAVVLATEVGLHGLSLAQLADALGVSKSGLFAHWGSKEALQLATIDRAVEQQRERVIEPALRATRGVRRLWALHQARIDFFAARVLPGGCFFASADFEYNARPGPVRDRLAEAFGRWTAFLEQLVREAVAAGELPADVDVAQLAYEIDALGITAAMRSRLLDPDTAYRHARQGLLNRLRALCPDPTLLPEGIS; encoded by the coding sequence ATGACAGCTCACCGGCCGGGCCGACCGTCGTCCGCACCCGACGGACGCGTCGCGCGGGGCGACCGGACGCGCACCGCCGCGCTGGACGCCGCCGTGGTCCTCGCCACCGAGGTCGGCCTGCACGGGCTCTCCCTCGCCCAGCTCGCCGACGCGCTCGGCGTCAGCAAGTCCGGCCTCTTCGCGCACTGGGGCTCCAAGGAGGCGCTCCAGCTCGCCACGATCGACCGGGCCGTCGAGCAGCAGCGGGAACGGGTCATCGAGCCGGCTCTGCGCGCCACCCGGGGCGTACGGCGGCTCTGGGCGCTGCACCAGGCCCGGATCGACTTCTTCGCCGCCCGGGTGCTCCCCGGCGGCTGCTTCTTCGCCAGCGCCGACTTCGAGTACAACGCGCGTCCCGGGCCCGTCCGGGACCGGCTCGCCGAGGCCTTCGGCCGCTGGACCGCGTTCCTCGAACAGCTCGTCCGCGAGGCGGTCGCCGCCGGCGAGCTTCCCGCCGACGTGGACGTCGCGCAACTGGCGTACGAGATCGACGCGCTCGGGATCACCGCCGCGATGCGCTCCCGTCTGCTGGACCCCGACACCGCCTACCGGCACGCCCGCCAGGGCCTGCTGAACCGCCTGCGGGCGCTGTGCCCCGATCCGACCCTGCTACCGGAAGGCATCTCATGA
- the deoD gene encoding purine-nucleoside phosphorylase: MSTHIGAKPGEIAERVLMPGDPLRAKWIAETYLEGAQCYSTVRGMLGFTGRWNGVEVSVQGSGMGMPSASIYAHELVNEYGVKSLIRVGSCGALTEDLRLRDVIAAIGSSTDSNMNRMRFDGLIDYAPVADFGLLRTSVEVAERRGIAMRVGPILAADAFYTDRPDLYDSLADYGVLAVEMESAALYTIAARFKARALTLLTVSDHIKTGEKTTSEEREQTFSQMVEIALDTIVA; this comes from the coding sequence ATGAGTACGCACATCGGCGCGAAGCCGGGAGAGATCGCCGAGCGGGTCCTGATGCCGGGCGACCCGCTGCGGGCCAAGTGGATCGCGGAGACCTACCTCGAGGGCGCGCAGTGCTACTCGACGGTCCGGGGCATGCTGGGCTTCACCGGCCGCTGGAACGGCGTAGAGGTGTCCGTCCAGGGCTCCGGCATGGGCATGCCCTCCGCCTCGATCTACGCCCACGAGCTGGTCAACGAGTACGGCGTGAAGAGCCTGATCCGGGTCGGCTCCTGCGGGGCCCTGACCGAGGACCTGCGGCTGCGCGACGTGATCGCCGCCATCGGCTCGTCCACCGACTCGAACATGAACCGGATGCGCTTCGACGGGCTGATCGACTACGCCCCGGTGGCCGACTTCGGGCTGCTGCGTACGTCGGTGGAGGTGGCCGAGCGGCGCGGCATCGCGATGCGGGTCGGGCCGATCCTGGCGGCGGACGCCTTCTACACCGACCGCCCGGACCTCTACGACAGCCTCGCCGACTACGGCGTGCTGGCGGTGGAGATGGAGTCGGCGGCGCTCTACACGATCGCCGCCCGGTTCAAGGCCCGCGCGCTGACCCTGCTGACGGTCAGCGACCACATCAAGACCGGCGAGAAGACCACCTCCGAGGAGCGTGAGCAGACCTTCAGCCAGATGGTCGAGATCGCCCTGGACACGATCGTCGCCTGA
- a CDS encoding tyrosine-type recombinase/integrase produces MGRRPNGASSVYLGADGSWHGRVTVGVKDDGSPDRRHVRGKTEAAVIKKVRLLERERDSGTVRKTGQRWTVKTWLTHWVENIAAPSVRENTLAGYRVAVYRHLIPGLGAHRIERLEPEHLERFYRKMQENGSAPATAHQAHRTIRTALNEAVRRGHLAKNPASLAKAPRLPEGEIEPYTVAEVQRLMAATRGRRNSARWAVALALGLRQGEALGLRWSDVNLDAGTLTVRRGRQRPRWEHGCGSPCGRKHGGHCPDRRQVRADTAETKSRAGRRSIGLPDELVALLRKHRDEQDQERANAAQLWEGGDWLFATPTGGPVNPRTDYDEWKRLLRLAGLRDGRLHDARHTAATVLLILGVAERAVMGIMGWSNSAMATRYQHLTAQVRRDIATRVGGLLWSTSSGPKNDGAG; encoded by the coding sequence GTGGGACGCAGACCCAACGGAGCATCGAGCGTCTACCTCGGCGCTGACGGTTCCTGGCACGGTCGGGTAACCGTCGGCGTCAAGGACGACGGATCACCTGACCGCCGGCATGTCCGGGGCAAGACGGAAGCCGCCGTCATCAAGAAGGTCCGGCTCTTGGAACGGGAGCGAGACAGCGGCACGGTTCGCAAGACCGGCCAGCGCTGGACGGTGAAGACCTGGCTCACGCACTGGGTCGAGAACATCGCTGCCCCGAGCGTCCGGGAGAACACCCTTGCCGGCTACCGGGTGGCGGTCTACCGACACCTCATCCCCGGTCTCGGCGCCCACCGCATCGAGCGCTTGGAGCCCGAGCACCTGGAGCGCTTCTACCGGAAGATGCAGGAGAACGGCAGTGCCCCGGCGACCGCCCACCAGGCGCACCGCACGATCCGTACCGCGCTGAACGAGGCGGTCCGCCGGGGACACCTGGCCAAGAACCCGGCCAGCCTTGCCAAGGCACCACGCCTACCGGAAGGCGAGATCGAGCCGTACACGGTCGCCGAGGTGCAACGGCTGATGGCGGCTACCCGGGGCCGGCGCAACAGCGCGCGGTGGGCGGTCGCGCTCGCCCTCGGCCTGCGCCAGGGGGAAGCCCTCGGCCTGCGCTGGTCAGACGTCAACCTCGACGCCGGGACGCTGACCGTCCGGCGCGGCCGGCAGCGGCCGAGGTGGGAGCACGGGTGCGGCTCACCGTGCGGCCGGAAGCACGGCGGACACTGCCCCGACCGCCGCCAGGTGCGTGCCGACACCGCCGAGACCAAGTCGCGGGCCGGTCGGCGCAGCATCGGGCTCCCCGACGAGCTGGTGGCGCTGCTCCGTAAGCACCGCGACGAACAGGACCAGGAGCGCGCGAACGCCGCCCAGCTCTGGGAGGGTGGCGATTGGCTGTTTGCCACGCCGACCGGCGGCCCGGTCAACCCGCGCACCGACTACGACGAATGGAAGCGACTGCTCCGGCTCGCCGGGCTACGCGACGGCCGGTTGCACGATGCCCGGCACACCGCCGCCACGGTGCTGCTGATCCTCGGCGTCGCCGAACGGGCCGTGATGGGCATCATGGGTTGGTCGAACTCGGCGATGGCGACCCGGTACCAACACCTCACCGCCCAGGTCCGCCGGGACATCGCGACCCGAGTCGGCGGACTGCTCTGGTCGACCTCCTCCGGGCCCAAGAACGATGGGGCCGGCTAG
- a CDS encoding helix-turn-helix domain-containing protein: MSSTEKRVVLTIEEAAQRLGIGRTTMYALIKAGQIRTVRIGRLHRVPTFSLDEYVRSLLGDSTPLDRAA; encoded by the coding sequence GTGTCCAGCACCGAAAAGCGCGTCGTCCTGACCATCGAGGAAGCCGCCCAGCGACTCGGCATCGGCCGCACCACCATGTACGCCCTCATCAAGGCCGGCCAGATTCGCACCGTCCGGATCGGCCGCCTGCACCGCGTGCCCACCTTCTCCCTCGACGAGTACGTGCGAAGCCTGCTCGGCGACTCGACGCCCCTCGACCGCGCCGCCTGA